A single window of Liolophura sinensis isolate JHLJ2023 chromosome 6, CUHK_Ljap_v2, whole genome shotgun sequence DNA harbors:
- the LOC135468676 gene encoding trichohyalin-like isoform X2 encodes MTRSMEMCGGAPVMRGQSRYQNGGSGLKQSRLELLQADYQKKLMKEKEEKMLHMYEDAQQRALNRVSRPENGTLNRGGSVREFFKERRALEAHGKGGVPPIQQHYSQYQKSPNGSAKTYHSSMSYSSTTSHKSSVSYNSGYGNSHSGPQEYRNSAGRDRANPLAPIEPKNGAASPQSERARGRAPVPPIQQKPRLYQRKLSEGKQDVDRNGNRIYQGQVYQEQGNTGYPGTSPSPHRKAAGPRPPLRWDNHQSKRAGQESSQKLTDFQKWQLEQNKAREERLQRQKLTQQSNSRASEGSEKDEQDSGIDVNEELRRRKEELEARLYAEQAELQRIQTQRQQKDEKEHQKKARQERAERERQRRLEEQRERQRHAEEERRRLQKQRHQDEERRMEEEEEGRHASQASLNSRTHRQSDNEYSTTTRHGHPQRKAQATTHRAAQPDRRSERQRSPSPVNNNEDMYVPGPSTDIYAAAANDSEAYGEHVEMSSCRICGRCFAKDRLSKHQKACKSVSKPRKVFDPVKMRTEGTEQAKYVNSKKYQRKSPPTKKSNWRAQHESFIQSIRYAKKMTEYEASGMKLSDLPPPPPSDTSDYVQCPHCNRRFNAGVAERHIPKCVNIKAKPRPPPKRR; translated from the exons ATGACAAGGTCTATGGAGATGTGTGGTGGCGCGCCAGTGATGCGGGGCCAGTCCCGCTACCAGAATGGTGGGTCAGGGCTTAAGCAGTCCCGTCTGGAGCTGTTACAGGCAGATTACCAGAAGAAACTAATGaaagagaaagaagaaaagatGCTACATATGTATGAAGATGCTCAACAAAGGGCACTCAACAGAGTTTCCCGACCAGAAAATGGCACTCTCAACCGTGGGGGATCTGTGCGAGAGTTTTTTAAAGAACGCCGTGCCCTTGAGGCTCATGGTAAAGGTGGAGTGCCCCCAATACAACAGCACTACAGCCAGTATCAGAAATCTCCAAATGGTAGCGCCAAGACGTACCATAGCAGTATGTCCTACAGCAGTACCACATCACATAAGAGCAGTGTGTCATATAATAGTGGTTATGGAAACAGCCACTCTGGCCCTCAGGAATACAGAAATAGTGCGGGTAGAGATCGTGCCAATCCTCTTGCTCCTATTGAGCCTAAGAATGGTGCTGCAAGTCCACAGAGTGAGCGTGCCAGGGGCAGAGCTCCAGTGCCTCCCATTCAGCAGAAACCAAGGCTCTACCAGAGGAAACTGTCTGAAGGGAAACAAGATGTGGACAGGAATGGCAACCGGATTTACCAAGGACAGGTGTACCAGGAACAGGGTAACACAGGGTATCCTGGCACTTCTCCTTCACCTCACCGTAAGGCAGCTGGACCCAGACCCCCGTTAAGGTGGGACAACCACCAGAGTAAGAGGGCAGGGCAGGAGAGCTCACAGAAACTGACAGACTTCCAGAAATGGCAGCTAGAGCAGAACAAAGCCAGGGAAGAGCGTCTTCAGCGCCAAAAGCTCACACAGCAGTCCAATTCCAGGGCCAGTGAAGGGTCGGAGAAAGACGAGCAGGATTCGGGGATTGATGTGAATGAGGAGCTTCGACGGAGAAAAGAAGAGCTGGAGGCCAGGCTTTATGCTGAGCAAGCTGAACTTCAGAGGATACAGACTCAGAGACAGCAGAAAGACGAGAAG GAGCATCAAAAAAAGGCTAGACAGGAGCGTGCAGAGCGCGAAAGACAGAGACGCCTAGAGGAGCAGCGTGAGCGACAGCGGCATGCAGAAGAAGAACGGAGGCGTCTGCAAAAACAGCGACATCAGGATGAGGAGAGAAGGAtggaggaggaggaagagggGCGCCATGCGTCCCAGGCATCACTGAACTCACGAACACACAGACAGTCAGACAACGAATACAGCACAACCACGAGACATGGCCATCCACAGAGGAAAGCCCAGGCCACGACTCACAGGGCTGCACAGCCAGATCGCAGAAGTGAACGACAAAGAAGCCCATCACCTGTTAACAATAATGAGGATATGTATGTGCCGGGACCATCCACTGACATTTACGCTGCTGCTGCCAATGACAGTGAGGCATACGGTGAACATGTAGAAATGTCATCTTGCAGGATTTGTGGACGGTGCTTTGCTAAAGACAGACTTTCCAAGCATCAGAAAGCCTGTAAATCTGTCTCAAAACCAAGGAAAGTGTTTGACCCTGTCAAAATGAGAACTGAGGGAACAGAGCAGGCAAAGTATGTCAACTCCAAAAAATATCAGCGAAAATCACCCCCG ACCAAGAAGTCCAACTGGAGAGCACAGCATGAGAGCTTCATTCAATCTATCCGCTATGCTAAGAAGATGACTGAATATGAGGCCAGTGGGATGAAGCTGTCAGATctgccccctccccctccctcaGACACCTCTGATTATGTCCAGTGCCCCCACTGTAACCGCAGGTTTAACGCTGGTGTTGCTGAACGTCATATCCCAAAATGTGTCAATATCAAGGCCAAGCCCCGTCCTCCACCAAAGAGAAGATAA
- the LOC135468676 gene encoding zinc finger CCCH domain-containing protein 13-like isoform X1 has translation MRLKQYGEENKSKKGQMTRSMEMCGGAPVMRGQSRYQNGGSGLKQSRLELLQADYQKKLMKEKEEKMLHMYEDAQQRALNRVSRPENGTLNRGGSVREFFKERRALEAHGKGGVPPIQQHYSQYQKSPNGSAKTYHSSMSYSSTTSHKSSVSYNSGYGNSHSGPQEYRNSAGRDRANPLAPIEPKNGAASPQSERARGRAPVPPIQQKPRLYQRKLSEGKQDVDRNGNRIYQGQVYQEQGNTGYPGTSPSPHRKAAGPRPPLRWDNHQSKRAGQESSQKLTDFQKWQLEQNKAREERLQRQKLTQQSNSRASEGSEKDEQDSGIDVNEELRRRKEELEARLYAEQAELQRIQTQRQQKDEKEHQKKARQERAERERQRRLEEQRERQRHAEEERRRLQKQRHQDEERRMEEEEEGRHASQASLNSRTHRQSDNEYSTTTRHGHPQRKAQATTHRAAQPDRRSERQRSPSPVNNNEDMYVPGPSTDIYAAAANDSEAYGEHVEMSSCRICGRCFAKDRLSKHQKACKSVSKPRKVFDPVKMRTEGTEQAKYVNSKKYQRKSPPTKKSNWRAQHESFIQSIRYAKKMTEYEASGMKLSDLPPPPPSDTSDYVQCPHCNRRFNAGVAERHIPKCVNIKAKPRPPPKRR, from the exons ATGAGGCTCAAAC AATACGgagaagaaaataaaagcaaGAAAGGTCAAATGACAAGGTCTATGGAGATGTGTGGTGGCGCGCCAGTGATGCGGGGCCAGTCCCGCTACCAGAATGGTGGGTCAGGGCTTAAGCAGTCCCGTCTGGAGCTGTTACAGGCAGATTACCAGAAGAAACTAATGaaagagaaagaagaaaagatGCTACATATGTATGAAGATGCTCAACAAAGGGCACTCAACAGAGTTTCCCGACCAGAAAATGGCACTCTCAACCGTGGGGGATCTGTGCGAGAGTTTTTTAAAGAACGCCGTGCCCTTGAGGCTCATGGTAAAGGTGGAGTGCCCCCAATACAACAGCACTACAGCCAGTATCAGAAATCTCCAAATGGTAGCGCCAAGACGTACCATAGCAGTATGTCCTACAGCAGTACCACATCACATAAGAGCAGTGTGTCATATAATAGTGGTTATGGAAACAGCCACTCTGGCCCTCAGGAATACAGAAATAGTGCGGGTAGAGATCGTGCCAATCCTCTTGCTCCTATTGAGCCTAAGAATGGTGCTGCAAGTCCACAGAGTGAGCGTGCCAGGGGCAGAGCTCCAGTGCCTCCCATTCAGCAGAAACCAAGGCTCTACCAGAGGAAACTGTCTGAAGGGAAACAAGATGTGGACAGGAATGGCAACCGGATTTACCAAGGACAGGTGTACCAGGAACAGGGTAACACAGGGTATCCTGGCACTTCTCCTTCACCTCACCGTAAGGCAGCTGGACCCAGACCCCCGTTAAGGTGGGACAACCACCAGAGTAAGAGGGCAGGGCAGGAGAGCTCACAGAAACTGACAGACTTCCAGAAATGGCAGCTAGAGCAGAACAAAGCCAGGGAAGAGCGTCTTCAGCGCCAAAAGCTCACACAGCAGTCCAATTCCAGGGCCAGTGAAGGGTCGGAGAAAGACGAGCAGGATTCGGGGATTGATGTGAATGAGGAGCTTCGACGGAGAAAAGAAGAGCTGGAGGCCAGGCTTTATGCTGAGCAAGCTGAACTTCAGAGGATACAGACTCAGAGACAGCAGAAAGACGAGAAG GAGCATCAAAAAAAGGCTAGACAGGAGCGTGCAGAGCGCGAAAGACAGAGACGCCTAGAGGAGCAGCGTGAGCGACAGCGGCATGCAGAAGAAGAACGGAGGCGTCTGCAAAAACAGCGACATCAGGATGAGGAGAGAAGGAtggaggaggaggaagagggGCGCCATGCGTCCCAGGCATCACTGAACTCACGAACACACAGACAGTCAGACAACGAATACAGCACAACCACGAGACATGGCCATCCACAGAGGAAAGCCCAGGCCACGACTCACAGGGCTGCACAGCCAGATCGCAGAAGTGAACGACAAAGAAGCCCATCACCTGTTAACAATAATGAGGATATGTATGTGCCGGGACCATCCACTGACATTTACGCTGCTGCTGCCAATGACAGTGAGGCATACGGTGAACATGTAGAAATGTCATCTTGCAGGATTTGTGGACGGTGCTTTGCTAAAGACAGACTTTCCAAGCATCAGAAAGCCTGTAAATCTGTCTCAAAACCAAGGAAAGTGTTTGACCCTGTCAAAATGAGAACTGAGGGAACAGAGCAGGCAAAGTATGTCAACTCCAAAAAATATCAGCGAAAATCACCCCCG ACCAAGAAGTCCAACTGGAGAGCACAGCATGAGAGCTTCATTCAATCTATCCGCTATGCTAAGAAGATGACTGAATATGAGGCCAGTGGGATGAAGCTGTCAGATctgccccctccccctccctcaGACACCTCTGATTATGTCCAGTGCCCCCACTGTAACCGCAGGTTTAACGCTGGTGTTGCTGAACGTCATATCCCAAAATGTGTCAATATCAAGGCCAAGCCCCGTCCTCCACCAAAGAGAAGATAA